A region of Procambarus clarkii isolate CNS0578487 chromosome 22, FALCON_Pclarkii_2.0, whole genome shotgun sequence DNA encodes the following proteins:
- the LOC123761456 gene encoding pro-resilin-like, translating to MTKQPDGVRHNEECTVTLVLSVAAVVTARAAPQGYGVPGTGGSGDQYSSAPANYNFQWDVDDAASGNFYGHGEQATNGNVQGSYYVQLPDTRRQLVEYTADDSGYHPVVTYEGQAQFGGGGGGKGSSGSGGGYSYSGGSGGGSSGGGGQGSSAPAGGYYP from the exons ATGACCAAGCAGCCAGATGGCGTCCGCCACAATGAAGAATGT ACAGTTACTCTGGTGCTCAGTGTAGCGGCGGTGGTGACGGCGCGAGCGGCCCCTCAGGGATATGGAGTCCCAGGGACTGGCGGGTCCGGGGACCAGTACTCCTCTGCCCCAGCCAATTACAACTTCCAGTGGGACGTTGACGACGCTGCCTCAGGCAACTTCTACGGCCACGGGGAACAAGCAACCAACGGCAACGTCCAGGGCAG TTACTACGTTCAGCTGCCGGATACGCGCCGCCAGCTGGTGGAGTACACCGCTGACGACTCCGGCTACCACCCCGTCGTCACCTACGAAGGTCAGGCCCAgtttggtggcggcggcggcggcaaggGGTCTTCTGGATCAGGTGGAGGCTACTCCTACAGTGgtggcagcggcggcggcagcagcggcggTGGCGGCCAGGGGTCTtcagcaccagctggaggctaCTACCCCTAG
- the LOC123761445 gene encoding pro-resilin-like has protein sequence MRGETFDKPLTSCPRANRTANVSGPQTVALVLSVAAVVTARAAPQGYGVPGTGGSGGQYSSAPANYNFQWDVDDAASGNFYGHGEQATNGNVQGSYYVQLPDTRRQLVEYTADDSGYHPVVTYEGQAQFGGSGGGKGSSGSGGGYSYSGGSGGGSSGGGGQGTSAPAGGYYP, from the exons ATGCGGggggagacctttgacaagccgctgacTTCCTGTCCTCGAGCAAACAGAACTGCtaatgttagtggccctcag ACGGTGGCTCTGGTGCTcagtgtggcggcggtggtgacgGCTCGAGCGGCGCCTCAGGGATATGGAGTCCCAGGGACTGGCGGGTCCGGGGGCCAGTACTCCTCTGCCCCAGCCAACTACAACTTCCAGTGGGACGTTGACGACGCTGCCTCAGGCAACTTCTACGGCCACGGGGAACAAGCAACCAACGGCAACGTCCAGGGCAG TTACTACGTACAGCTGCCGGATACCCGCCGCCAGCTGGTGGAGTACACCGCTGACGACTCCGGCTACCACCCCGTCGTCACCTACGAAGGTCAGGCCCAGTTTGGTGGCAGCGGCGGCGGCAAGGGGTCTTCTGGATCAGGTGGAGGCTACTCCTACAGTGgtggcagcggcggcggcagcagcggcggTGGCGGCCAGGGTACTTCTGCACCAGCTGGAGGCTACTACCCCTAG
- the LOC123756715 gene encoding pro-resilin-like has translation INILPSYSCHLSIPKHCLTLQTVALVLSVAAVVTARAAPQGYGVPGTGGSGGQYSSAPANYNFQWDVDDAASGNFYGHGEQATDGNVQGSYYVQLPDTRRQLVEYTADDSGYHPVVTYEGQAQYGGGGQGSSGSGGGYSYSGGSGGGSSGGGGGQGSSAPAGGYYP, from the exons ATAAACATCCTTCCTAGTTATAGTTGCCATCTTTCAATACCTAAACATTGTCTCACTCTGCAGACAGTGGCTCTGGTGCTcagtgtggcggcggtggtgacgGCGCGAGCGGCCCCTCAGGGATATGGAGTCCCAGGGACTGGCGGGTCCGGGGGCCAGTACTCCTCTGCCCCAGCCAACTACAACTTCCAGTGGGACGTTGACGACGCTGCTTCAGGCAACTTCTACGGCCACGGGGAACAAGCAACCGACGGCAACGTCCAGGGCAG TTACTACGTACAGCTGCCGGATACCCGCCGCCAGCTGGTGGAGTACACCGCTGACGACTCCGGCTACCACCCCGTCGTCACCTACGAAGGTCAGGCCCAGTATGGTGGCGGCGGCCAAGGGTCTTCTGGATCAGGCGGAGGCTACTCCTACAGTGgtggcagcggcggcggcagcagcggcggtggtggcggccaggggtcttcagcaccagctggaggctaCTATCCCTAG
- the LOC123756680 gene encoding pro-resilin-like, producing the protein MKTVALVLSVAAVVTARAAPQGYGVPGTGGSGGQYSSAPANYNFQWDVDDAASGNFYGHGEQATDGNVQGSYYVQLPDTRRQLVEYTADDSGYHPVVTYEGQAQFGGGGGGKGSSGSGGGYYSGGSGGGSSGAGGGQGTSAPAGGYYP; encoded by the exons ATGAAG ACAGTGGCTCTGGTGCTcagtgtggcggcggtggtgacgGCTCGAGCGGCCCCTCAGGGATATGGAGTCCCAGGGACTGGCGGGTCCGGGGGCCAGTACTCCTCTGCCCCAGCCAACTACAACTTCCAGTGGGACGTTGACGACGCTGCCTCAGGCAACTTCTACGGCCACGGGGAACAAGCAACCGACGGCAACGTCCAGGGCAG TTACTACGTACAGCTGCCGGATACGCGCCGCCAGCTGGTGGAGTACACCGCTGACGACTCCGGCTACCACCCCGTCGTCACCTACGAAGGTCAGGCCCAgtttggtggcggcggcggcggcaaggGGTCTTCTGGATCAGGTGGAGGCTACTACAGTGgtggcagcggcggcggcagcagcggcgCTGGTGGCGGCCAGGGGACTTCTGCACCAGCTGGAGGCTACTACCCCTAG
- the LOC123756702 gene encoding pro-resilin-like — protein TSILVTTTIFQQLLSKFLTLQTVALVLSVAATVTARASPQGYGVPGTGGSGGQYSSAPANYNFQWDVDDAASGNFYGHREQATDGNVQGSYYVQLPDTRRQLVEYTADDSGYHPVVTYEGQAQFGGGGGKGSSGSGGGYSYSGGSGGGSSGGGGQGTSAPAGGYYP, from the exons ACATCCATCCTAGTTACCACTACCATCTTTCAACAGCTTCTCAGTAAGTTTCTCACTCTGCAGACAGTGGCTCTGGTGCTCAGTGTGGCAGCGACGGTGACGGCGCGAGCGTCCCCTCAGGGATATGGAGTCCCAGGGACTGGCGGGTCCGGGGGCCAGTACTCCTCTGCCCCAGCCAACTACAACTTCCAGTGGGACGTTGACGACGCTGCCTCAGGCAACTTCTACGGCCACAGGGAACAAGCAACCGACGGCAACGTCCAGGGCAG TTACTACGTACAGCTGCCAGATACCCGCCGCCAGCTGGTGGAGTACACCGCTGACGACTCCGGCTACCACCCCGTCGTCACCTACGAAGGTCAGGCCCAgtttggtggcggcggcggcaagGGGTCTTCTGGATCAGGTGGAGGCTACTCCTACAGTGgtggcagcggcggcggcagcagcggcggTGGTGGCCAGGGTACTTCTGCACCAGCTGGAGGCTACTACCCGTAG
- the LOC123756710 gene encoding pro-resilin-like: MKIVALVLSVAAVVTARAAPQGYGVPGTGGSGGQTSSAPANYNFQWDVDDAASGNFYGHGEQATDGNVQGSYYVQLPDTRRQLVEYTADDSGYHPVVTYEGQAQYGGGGGGKGSSGSGGGYSYSGGSGGGSSGGGGQGTSAPAGGYYP; this comes from the exons ATGAAG ATAGTGGCTCTGGTGCTcagtgtggcggcggtggtgacgGCGCGAGCGGCCCCTCAGGGATATGGAGTCCCAGGGACTGGCGGGTCCGGGGGCCAGACCTCCTCTGCCCCAGCCAACTACAACTTCCAGTGGGACGTTGACGACGCTGCTTCAGGCAACTTCTACGGCCACGGGGAACAAGCAACCGACGGAAACGTCCAGGGCAG TTACTACGTACAGCTGCCAGATACCCGCCGCCAGCTGGTGGAGTACACCGCTGACGACTCCGGCTACCACCCCGTCGTCACCTACGAAGGTCAGGCCCAgtatggtggcggcggcggcggcaaggGGTCTTCTGGATCAGGTGGCGGCTACTCCTACAGTGgtggcagcggcggcggcagcagcggcggTGGCGGCCAGGGGACTTCTGCACCAGCTGGAGGCTACTACCCCTAG